In Arthrobacter sp. MN05-02, one genomic interval encodes:
- a CDS encoding hypothetical protein (possible pseudo due to frameshift), producing the protein MVCLFSPVVPAIRWAPYRVPVELLGDQQAACALSRARICPVQGHPCLSNVSPEDVVDAVLRLSSGISSLGSRRSIGRTDGRRTTRGNR; encoded by the coding sequence GTGGTGTGCCTGTTCTCGCCCGTCGTGCCCGCGATCCGATGGGCGCCGTACCGCGTGCCCGTCGAACTGCTCGGTGACCAGCAGGCGGCCTGCGCCCTCAGCCGCGCCCGCATCTGTCCCGTCCAGGGCCACCCCTGCCTGTCCAACGTCTCGCCGGAGGACGTCGTCGACGCCGTCCTCCGGCTCAGCTCCGGAATATCGTCGCTCGGCTCGCGCCGCAGCATCGGCCGCACCGACGGCCGCAGGACAACGAGGGGAAACCGATGA
- a CDS encoding hypothetical protein (possible pseudo due to frameshift), which produces MHPLADQTDIPILHVTHFNELFWDNGIARTRVIEHGIVDPGYLYTGELEQLAAVINEPVRRGRITGTDLLPRFAGVAPLEVFGMGTDRLAADLDLGPAELRIGGDLAMADLHARLGRSRAYVHPLRWTSLGLSLLEAMHVGLPVLALATTEAARAVPPEAGAISTSIDDLVRMAARLVADPDEARTRGLAAREAALARYGLARFLADWDDVLVQEPARHPALAVTERKAQ; this is translated from the coding sequence GTGCATCCGCTGGCGGACCAGACGGACATCCCGATCCTCCACGTCACGCACTTCAACGAACTCTTCTGGGACAACGGGATCGCGCGGACCAGGGTCATCGAGCACGGCATCGTCGACCCTGGCTACCTGTACACGGGTGAACTCGAACAGCTCGCCGCCGTCATCAACGAACCCGTCCGGCGCGGCAGGATCACCGGCACGGACCTGCTCCCGCGGTTCGCGGGCGTGGCTCCGCTCGAGGTCTTCGGCATGGGCACGGACCGGCTCGCCGCCGACCTCGACCTCGGACCCGCGGAACTGCGGATCGGCGGGGACCTGGCCATGGCGGACCTGCACGCCCGGCTCGGGCGGTCGCGGGCCTACGTGCACCCGCTGCGGTGGACGTCCCTCGGACTCTCCCTCCTGGAGGCCATGCACGTCGGGCTGCCCGTGCTGGCGCTGGCGACGACGGAGGCGGCACGCGCCGTGCCGCCCGAGGCCGGGGCGATCTCGACCAGCATCGACGACCTCGTGCGCATGGCGGCACGCCTCGTCGCGGACCCGGACGAAGCCCGCACACGGGGACTGGCTGCACGGGAAGCGGCACTCGCACGGTACGGGCTCGCCCGGTTCCTCGCCGACTGGGACGACGTCCTGGTGCAGGAACCGGCGCGGCACCCGGCTCTGGCGGTAACAGAAAGGAAAGCGCAGTGA